Proteins found in one Blattabacteriaceae bacterium genomic segment:
- the rplL gene encoding 50S ribosomal protein L7/L12: MEEIDKLAEKLVNLTVKEVNELINFLKKKYGIEPANYVFPGTSSEKKVDQKVVEKSVFDIVIKSIGVSKLKLIKLVKEITGKTLTESKDLVESAPNGVVKNDVGKEEAEKIKKKLEEAGAEVLFL, encoded by the coding sequence ATGGAAGAAATAGATAAATTAGCAGAAAAATTAGTAAATTTAACCGTAAAAGAGGTAAATGAATTGATCAATTTTTTAAAAAAAAAATATGGGATTGAACCTGCAAACTACGTTTTTCCAGGAACTTCCTCAGAAAAAAAAGTTGACCAAAAAGTGGTGGAAAAATCTGTTTTCGATATAGTAATTAAATCAATTGGGGTTTCCAAGCTAAAATTGATAAAATTAGTTAAAGAAATTACTGGAAAAACCCTAACAGAATCTAAGGATTTAGTGGAATCTGCTCCAAATGGAGTTGTCAAAAATGACGTAGGCAAAGAAGAAGCTGAAAAAATAAAAAAGAAGCTTGAAGAAGCTGGAGCTGAAGTATTATTCCTATAA
- the rplK gene encoding 50S ribosomal protein L11 gives MTFKKVIKRLRIEKIIGGSANPSPPVGPILGSSGVNIMEFCKQFNCRTKERKGQICPVVIFIYDDKSFDFVIKKPPVSLLLKEAVKLKKGSKEPNRFKIGEIDWNKVKKIAEIKMSDLNCFTLKSAMSMIKGTARSMGIDIN, from the coding sequence ATGACTTTTAAAAAAGTAATAAAAAGGCTTAGGATAGAAAAAATAATTGGAGGATCAGCGAATCCTTCTCCTCCAGTTGGGCCTATTTTGGGAAGTTCTGGAGTGAATATAATGGAATTTTGTAAACAATTCAATTGTCGTACTAAAGAGAGAAAAGGACAAATATGTCCTGTCGTAATTTTTATTTATGATGATAAATCTTTTGATTTTGTAATAAAAAAACCTCCAGTATCACTGCTTCTAAAAGAAGCAGTAAAACTTAAGAAAGGCTCTAAAGAGCCTAATAGGTTTAAAATAGGGGAAATTGACTGGAATAAAGTAAAAAAAATTGCAGAAATAAAAATGTCTGATTTAAATTGTTTTACACTTAAATCAGCTATGTCTATGATAAAAGGTACAGCTAGATCCATGGGGATTGATATAAACTAA
- the rpoB gene encoding DNA-directed RNA polymerase subunit beta: MKNIFRKNNMERSSFSSVKKNVEYPDFLRIKLESYQKLFQLNPTPLNRKNEVLYKVFTEIFPISDRKNNYVLEFLDYSIDPPLFSIKECIERGITYSVSLKAKLKLYRTDIEKYFETICQEVYVGTFPYMTPTGSFIFNGSERIIVSQLHRSPGIFFGKSYHSNGKQLYTARVIPLKGLWIEFSTDINNVLYAYIDRKKKLPITTLLRSFGYEKDKDILELFHLAENFQITNSNIHKILNRILASRLLKTWYESFVSEDTGELFYVERNEIILERNTLIEQEHIDKILEMGISSVILYRVDKKDYSIIYNTLQRDQTSSKKEALKYLYKQLKNSEPTDEETALSVIEKLFFSRYSLGAVGRDRLNRRLKVNIDRNCHILTKEDIIAIIHYLNDLFNSKREIDDVDHLSNRRVRTTGEQLDHLFRIVLPISTIGIREKMNLLDKEGFTPTELINPKIFSSKINAFFGTNPLSQLMDQTNILSEMTHKRRLSSLGPGGLSRERAGFEVRDVNYSQYARLCPIESPEGPNIGLISSLSTFAKVNDMGFIETLYWRVVDGKVNFLEKPASLEAEEEYGKVIAQVKTPINSYGCITSDIVFSRKNGDFIKVKPEEVNYMDIASNQIASISASLIPFIEHNDANRALMGSNMMRQAVPLLKPKAPIVGTGIEKDVVKDSRVFIRAEKDGIIEYVDANQIHIRYEQSEEEKFVLFDPDPEVKIYNLIKFRKTNQNTCITIKPLVKSGMKVKKGEILCSGYSTDKKELALGRNLKVAFMPFKGYNFEDAIVISEKVVREDWFTSIHIEEYSLELRDTRSGMEEFTSYLPNVHEYMIKNLDENGIIRIGAEVKPGYILVGKITPKIGSDYSSSPERKLLRIIFGEKSVSVKDTSLRADQTLDGVVIDTKLFYSKNPNNKSIDWEKKEVKNIEIKYKNYFSKLRDKLIQKLLVLVNNEISQGVSELFERGKEIFPFGKNFSQDLLNSIQEYSSIKENWTFDEKKNSLIEKILHNYRIKMIDLHKNFKKEKISIILGDELPSGIREVAKISIAKKRKLKVGDKMSGRHGNKGVVAYIVRDEDMPFLEDGSKVDMVLNPLGVPSRMNIGQIYETILGWAGDKLGIKFSSPIFEGANLEKINKCTDQAGIPRLGKVHLFDGETGERFDQTITVGVIYMLKLGHMVDDKMHARSIGPYSLITQQPLGGKAQLGGQRFGEMEVWALEAFGASNILHEMLTVKSDDIPGRSKTYESIVKGEEIPDPGIPESFKVVCNELKGLGFNVSFDEDENK, translated from the coding sequence ATGAAAAACATTTTTAGAAAAAATAATATGGAAAGGAGTAGTTTCTCTTCAGTAAAAAAAAACGTAGAATATCCAGACTTTCTTAGGATTAAGCTGGAATCATACCAAAAATTGTTCCAATTAAATCCTACCCCCTTAAATAGGAAAAATGAAGTTTTGTATAAAGTATTTACGGAAATTTTTCCTATTTCGGATAGAAAAAATAATTACGTTTTGGAATTTTTAGATTATTCTATAGATCCTCCTCTATTTTCTATAAAAGAGTGTATTGAAAGAGGGATTACATACAGTGTATCATTAAAAGCTAAGCTAAAATTATACCGTACGGATATTGAAAAATATTTCGAAACAATTTGTCAGGAAGTTTATGTAGGAACCTTTCCCTACATGACACCAACTGGATCTTTTATTTTTAACGGATCTGAAAGAATTATTGTTTCACAACTACATCGTTCTCCAGGAATTTTTTTTGGAAAATCTTATCATTCAAATGGAAAACAGTTATATACTGCAAGGGTTATTCCATTAAAGGGATTATGGATAGAATTTTCTACTGACATTAATAACGTTCTATATGCTTATATTGATAGAAAGAAAAAACTCCCTATTACAACACTTTTACGTTCATTTGGATATGAAAAAGATAAAGACATATTGGAGTTATTTCATTTAGCTGAAAATTTCCAAATAACCAATTCGAATATTCATAAAATTCTTAATAGAATTCTTGCTTCTCGTCTATTGAAAACCTGGTATGAGTCTTTTGTTTCCGAAGATACTGGAGAGTTATTTTATGTAGAGCGCAATGAAATAATTTTGGAGAGAAATACTCTAATAGAACAAGAACATATTGATAAAATTCTAGAAATGGGGATTAGTAGCGTTATTCTATATAGAGTAGATAAAAAGGATTATTCTATAATTTATAATACTCTTCAAAGAGATCAGACTTCTTCTAAAAAAGAAGCTTTGAAATACTTATATAAGCAGTTAAAGAACTCTGAACCTACGGATGAAGAAACTGCTCTTAGTGTTATAGAAAAGCTTTTCTTTTCAAGATATTCTTTAGGAGCTGTTGGAAGAGATAGGCTAAATAGACGTTTAAAGGTAAATATTGATCGAAATTGCCATATTCTTACAAAAGAGGATATTATTGCCATAATCCATTATTTAAATGATTTATTTAACTCTAAAAGAGAAATAGATGATGTAGATCATCTTTCTAATCGGAGAGTAAGAACTACAGGGGAACAACTTGATCATTTATTTAGGATTGTGCTTCCTATAAGCACAATAGGAATTAGAGAAAAAATGAATCTTCTAGATAAGGAGGGGTTTACTCCCACAGAGCTAATCAATCCTAAAATTTTTTCGTCGAAAATTAACGCTTTTTTTGGAACCAATCCACTTTCTCAGTTAATGGATCAAACTAATATTCTATCTGAGATGACTCATAAAAGAAGATTATCCTCTCTAGGCCCTGGAGGATTATCTAGAGAACGAGCTGGGTTTGAAGTCAGGGACGTTAACTACTCTCAGTATGCACGTTTATGCCCAATAGAGAGTCCTGAAGGACCAAATATAGGGCTAATATCCTCCCTTTCTACTTTCGCTAAAGTCAATGACATGGGATTTATAGAAACTCTATATTGGAGGGTTGTAGATGGAAAAGTAAATTTTTTGGAAAAACCAGCTTCCTTGGAAGCTGAAGAAGAATACGGAAAAGTAATTGCTCAAGTAAAGACTCCGATAAATTCTTATGGTTGTATTACTTCTGATATAGTTTTTTCTAGAAAAAATGGGGATTTTATTAAAGTAAAACCAGAAGAGGTAAATTACATGGATATTGCTTCAAATCAAATTGCTTCAATATCAGCTTCACTTATTCCATTTATTGAACACAATGATGCTAATAGAGCTTTAATGGGATCTAATATGATGAGACAAGCCGTTCCTTTGTTAAAACCTAAAGCCCCTATTGTTGGAACTGGAATAGAAAAAGATGTGGTCAAAGATTCTCGTGTGTTTATTAGGGCTGAAAAAGATGGAATTATTGAATATGTTGACGCAAATCAAATTCACATTCGTTATGAACAAAGTGAAGAAGAAAAATTCGTACTTTTTGATCCAGATCCAGAAGTAAAAATATATAACCTCATTAAATTTAGAAAAACTAATCAAAATACTTGTATAACGATAAAACCTTTAGTTAAGAGTGGAATGAAAGTAAAAAAAGGAGAAATACTTTGTAGTGGATATTCCACTGATAAGAAAGAATTAGCTTTAGGTCGGAATTTAAAAGTGGCTTTCATGCCTTTTAAAGGATATAATTTTGAAGATGCTATCGTAATTTCTGAAAAGGTAGTTAGGGAAGATTGGTTTACGTCAATTCATATTGAGGAATATTCCTTAGAATTAAGAGATACTAGATCTGGAATGGAAGAATTCACCAGTTACCTGCCTAATGTACACGAATATATGATAAAAAATCTAGATGAAAATGGAATTATACGAATTGGCGCTGAAGTAAAACCAGGTTATATTCTGGTTGGAAAGATAACCCCTAAAATAGGATCTGATTATTCTTCTTCCCCAGAAAGAAAACTTCTTAGAATAATTTTCGGAGAAAAGTCCGTATCTGTTAAAGATACTTCTTTAAGAGCAGACCAAACTCTAGATGGAGTGGTAATTGATACCAAACTTTTTTATAGTAAAAATCCAAATAATAAATCTATTGATTGGGAGAAAAAAGAAGTAAAAAATATTGAAATAAAATATAAAAATTATTTCTCTAAATTGAGAGATAAACTCATTCAAAAACTTTTAGTTTTAGTGAATAATGAAATTTCTCAAGGAGTTTCCGAGTTATTTGAAAGAGGAAAAGAAATCTTTCCATTTGGAAAAAACTTTTCCCAAGATCTATTAAATAGTATACAGGAATATTCGTCCATAAAGGAAAATTGGACATTTGATGAAAAGAAAAATTCACTAATAGAAAAAATTTTGCATAATTACAGAATAAAAATGATAGATTTGCACAAAAATTTTAAAAAGGAAAAAATTTCTATTATTTTAGGGGATGAATTACCTTCTGGAATTAGAGAAGTTGCTAAAATTTCTATTGCTAAAAAGAGAAAATTGAAAGTAGGGGATAAAATGTCAGGAAGGCATGGGAACAAAGGGGTGGTTGCTTATATTGTTCGAGATGAAGATATGCCTTTCTTAGAAGATGGCAGTAAGGTTGACATGGTTTTAAACCCGTTAGGAGTTCCATCTAGAATGAATATAGGGCAAATATATGAAACTATTTTAGGATGGGCAGGAGATAAATTAGGAATAAAGTTTTCTTCTCCTATTTTCGAAGGAGCTAACCTGGAGAAAATTAATAAATGTACAGATCAAGCAGGAATTCCACGTTTGGGAAAAGTTCATCTTTTTGATGGAGAAACTGGAGAAAGATTTGACCAAACTATAACTGTTGGGGTTATTTACATGCTTAAACTTGGTCATATGGTGGATGATAAAATGCACGCAAGGTCAATTGGACCTTATTCCCTTATTACCCAGCAACCTTTGGGTGGAAAAGCTCAATTAGGAGGACAGAGATTTGGTGAAATGGAAGTTTGGGCTCTTGAAGCTTTTGGAGCTAGTAATATTTTACACGAAATGCTTACAGTTAAATCGGATGATATTCCTGGTCGTTCAAAGACTTATGAATCTATTGTTAAAGGTGAAGAAATTCCAGACCCAGGTATTCCTGAATCTTTTAAAGTAGTATGTAATGAGCTTAAAGGATTAGGTTTTAATGTTTCTTTTGACGAAGATGAAAATAAATAA
- the rplJ gene encoding 50S ribosomal protein L10 — MTRKKKKELIESLETIFSEKKSIYLVDISGLNAKEVFHLRKSLLEAQGKIQFVKNTLLKKAMKKNFHPFYNLLKGGTALITAEPGNKTIRIMKNFRTKLFLKGAYVEESFFIGDENFEVLANIKSREELLKEALHFLQTPLKSLLSILQSGVSRILHFLDSTFSLKN; from the coding sequence ATGACAAGAAAGAAAAAAAAAGAGTTAATAGAATCGTTGGAAACGATTTTTTCTGAAAAAAAATCTATTTATCTGGTAGATATTTCTGGATTAAATGCTAAAGAAGTTTTTCATTTAAGAAAAAGCTTACTTGAGGCTCAAGGAAAGATACAGTTCGTAAAAAATACCTTACTAAAAAAAGCGATGAAAAAAAATTTTCATCCGTTTTATAATCTACTTAAGGGAGGAACAGCTTTGATTACGGCTGAACCTGGGAATAAAACAATAAGAATAATGAAAAATTTTCGTACCAAACTTTTTTTAAAAGGGGCGTATGTGGAGGAATCCTTTTTTATTGGAGATGAAAATTTTGAAGTATTGGCTAACATTAAATCCAGGGAGGAATTACTCAAAGAAGCCCTTCATTTTTTACAAACCCCTTTAAAAAGCTTACTTTCTATCCTACAATCTGGAGTATCTCGTATTCTTCATTTTCTAGATAGCACATTTAGTTTAAAAAATTAA
- the tuf gene encoding elongation factor Tu: MAKEIFKRNKPNFTTGGIGHVDHGKSTTATAITVVLAEEGLAQAKSFEEIDNAPEEKARGITINTTHIEFETKKRHYTHVDCPGHADYIKNMVTGAAQMDGAILVVSATDGPMPQTREHILLARQVGVPAIIPFINKTDMVNDPEILELVEMEIRELLSRYDYDGDNVPIIKGSALGALNGDPKWKEKIWELVQSVDDYMPEPVRNIDKPFLLPVEDVFTITGRGTVCTGRVENGICKIGDSVEIIGLNAEKLSTTVTGIEMHRKILENAQAGDNVGLLLRGVNKEQVCRGMVLTAPGSITPHCLFIAEVYILTKEEGGRHTPFHNNYRPQFYFRTTDVTGEVTLPKGVEMVLPGDNLSIEVRLHHTVALNEGLRFAIREGGRTVGAGQVTKILK; this comes from the coding sequence ATGGCAAAGGAAATTTTTAAACGAAATAAGCCAAATTTTACTACAGGGGGCATAGGACATGTAGATCATGGAAAATCCACAACGGCAACTGCTATTACTGTGGTTTTAGCTGAAGAAGGATTAGCGCAAGCAAAGAGTTTTGAAGAAATTGATAACGCTCCAGAAGAAAAAGCTAGAGGAATTACGATAAATACGACTCATATAGAATTCGAAACAAAAAAACGTCATTATACTCATGTAGATTGCCCAGGTCATGCAGATTATATAAAGAATATGGTGACAGGTGCAGCTCAAATGGATGGAGCAATACTTGTAGTATCAGCTACTGATGGCCCAATGCCTCAAACAAGAGAGCATATATTGCTTGCTCGTCAAGTTGGAGTTCCTGCAATTATTCCTTTTATCAATAAAACAGACATGGTAAATGATCCAGAAATTCTGGAATTGGTAGAAATGGAAATACGAGAATTGTTATCCAGATATGATTATGATGGAGATAATGTACCAATAATTAAAGGATCTGCTTTAGGCGCTCTTAATGGAGATCCTAAATGGAAAGAAAAAATTTGGGAACTTGTTCAGTCAGTTGATGATTACATGCCTGAACCAGTTAGAAACATAGATAAACCTTTCTTGTTGCCTGTAGAAGATGTATTTACTATAACAGGAAGGGGCACAGTATGTACTGGAAGAGTGGAAAACGGCATCTGTAAAATAGGGGATTCCGTAGAGATTATTGGTTTGAATGCAGAAAAATTATCTACTACAGTTACAGGAATAGAAATGCATAGAAAAATTCTAGAAAATGCTCAAGCTGGAGATAATGTAGGGCTCCTATTACGTGGAGTAAATAAAGAACAAGTTTGTCGTGGAATGGTTTTAACAGCACCTGGATCTATAACACCTCATTGCCTATTCATCGCAGAAGTTTATATTCTTACCAAAGAAGAAGGTGGGCGTCATACTCCATTTCATAACAATTATAGACCTCAATTTTATTTTAGAACAACGGATGTTACTGGAGAAGTAACTCTACCCAAAGGAGTAGAAATGGTTCTGCCTGGGGATAATCTCTCAATTGAGGTAAGATTACACCATACTGTTGCACTAAATGAAGGACTTAGATTTGCTATACGGGAAGGTGGCCGTACTGTGGGAGCTGGACAGGTAACAAAAATTTTGAAATAG
- the pheT gene encoding phenylalanine--tRNA ligase subunit beta: MMKISYKWLKNYLKSSLDIQKISEVLTSIGLYVERIEENENIEIEFTPNCFYAMSHYGIARDLYIALTFRGFKVKLIKPPIIDWKMDKKYDFSVFLEEERKCFRYSGMVFTEIKVTSSPKWMQNYLKSIGSIPINNIIDITNFVMHEIGQPLQAFDADRIKSRKIRIKNPKKKVLFETFDGSIKKLDPDDLVIFDRQTPICIAGILESAHYSVGPRSQNIFIESAYFDPISIRKSTKKHGLNTEYSFRFERGVDPENTVYALLRAALMIQEFGKGKISSEIIDINPYIVPNFEVIFRPKKINSIIGGKLSEKETKKILKLLEIQILSECGNLWNLSIPPYRLHLRSEEDLIEEILRIYGYNRIPNSEKKNFSISIKDLSKDIEGNVSKLLISHGFYESINLSFTKNETSKYMEKKGVIKIANPLNKDISIMRLSLLFGLIENLANNFGRKNMNLKFFEWGKIYKKEKNKYLEEPRLGLLFAGRNIDYSFSLMKGIVEQILKMGGLYKNLTQMIISDHLFFDKSILIKKKELPIVEIGKVNKHLVKKVHLKVFYSEFFWKNFMLLLKKRRVFFKKPTKYPLAKRDLSFFIDHRISFEEVIQVVRSEEKNLIKKIEVFDVYKGEQVPKGKKSYALRFYMGDERKTLTNSLINDTMEKFQDKFLKKLGAEFR; this comes from the coding sequence ATGATGAAAATATCTTATAAATGGCTAAAAAATTATCTAAAAAGTAGTTTAGATATTCAAAAAATATCAGAAGTTTTAACTTCCATTGGATTATATGTGGAAAGAATCGAAGAAAATGAAAATATAGAAATTGAATTTACCCCTAATTGCTTTTACGCAATGAGCCATTACGGAATAGCTAGAGATCTTTATATTGCTTTAACATTTAGAGGATTTAAAGTTAAATTAATAAAACCTCCAATAATTGATTGGAAAATGGATAAAAAATATGATTTCAGCGTTTTCTTGGAAGAAGAAAGAAAATGTTTCCGATATTCTGGTATGGTATTTACCGAAATAAAAGTAACTTCCTCTCCAAAATGGATGCAGAATTATTTGAAATCTATTGGATCAATTCCTATTAACAATATTATTGATATTACAAATTTTGTAATGCATGAAATAGGACAACCACTACAAGCCTTTGATGCAGACCGAATAAAAAGTAGAAAGATTAGGATTAAAAACCCCAAAAAAAAGGTCTTATTCGAAACGTTTGATGGATCTATAAAAAAATTGGATCCAGATGACTTAGTCATTTTTGATAGACAAACTCCTATATGTATTGCTGGAATACTTGAAAGTGCCCATTATTCTGTGGGACCTAGAAGTCAAAATATCTTTATTGAGAGTGCTTATTTTGATCCAATAAGTATTCGTAAAAGTACTAAAAAACACGGATTAAATACTGAATATTCTTTTCGCTTTGAACGAGGAGTAGATCCAGAGAATACTGTTTACGCTCTTTTAAGAGCTGCTTTAATGATACAGGAATTTGGAAAAGGAAAAATTTCGTCAGAAATTATTGATATAAATCCGTATATTGTCCCTAACTTTGAAGTTATTTTTCGACCTAAAAAAATAAATTCTATTATTGGGGGTAAACTTTCTGAAAAAGAAACAAAAAAAATTTTAAAACTTCTAGAAATACAAATTCTTTCAGAATGTGGAAATTTATGGAATCTTTCAATTCCACCTTATCGTTTACATCTTCGATCTGAAGAAGATCTTATAGAAGAAATCCTTCGTATTTATGGATATAATCGTATTCCAAATTCTGAAAAAAAAAATTTTTCAATATCAATAAAAGATCTTTCAAAAGATATTGAAGGGAATGTTTCTAAATTATTAATTTCACATGGTTTTTACGAAAGTATAAACCTGTCTTTTACAAAAAATGAAACTTCAAAGTACATGGAAAAGAAAGGAGTGATAAAAATTGCGAACCCTTTGAATAAAGATATTTCTATAATGCGCTTATCTCTATTATTTGGTCTTATTGAAAATCTTGCCAATAACTTTGGCAGAAAAAATATGAACTTAAAATTTTTTGAATGGGGGAAAATTTATAAAAAAGAAAAAAATAAATATTTAGAAGAACCAAGACTTGGGCTTCTTTTTGCTGGAAGAAATATTGATTATTCTTTTTCTCTAATGAAAGGAATTGTCGAACAAATACTTAAGATGGGGGGGCTGTATAAGAACTTAACCCAGATGATTATTTCAGATCATTTATTTTTTGATAAAAGTATTTTAATAAAAAAAAAAGAACTTCCTATAGTAGAAATCGGTAAAGTCAATAAGCACTTAGTGAAAAAAGTACATTTAAAAGTTTTTTATTCAGAATTTTTTTGGAAAAATTTTATGCTACTTCTGAAGAAAAGAAGAGTTTTCTTCAAAAAACCTACAAAATATCCATTAGCAAAAAGAGATTTGTCTTTCTTTATAGACCATAGAATTTCTTTTGAAGAAGTTATTCAAGTTGTTAGATCAGAGGAAAAAAACCTTATTAAGAAAATAGAGGTTTTTGATGTTTATAAAGGAGAACAAGTACCAAAAGGTAAAAAATCTTATGCTTTAAGATTTTACATGGGAGATGAAAGGAAAACTTTGACAAACAGTCTAATTAATGATACAATGGAAAAATTCCAAGATAAATTTCTAAAAAAATTAGGCGCAGAATTTAGATAA
- the rplA gene encoding 50S ribosomal protein L1 has product MKKISKKQKEIRKKIDFYKQYNLEEASKLVKKTSFVRFNASVDLSVRLVFDTKKTNHMISGVVFLPNGKGKRIVILALVPPEKNKEAKESGADYVGLEEYLSKIREGWVDFDIIVTVPSLMPKLGILGRILGPRGLMPNTKSGTVTLYPGKAIREIKSGKIDFLSDRYGIVNASIGKVSFSPKEIQENAQALIHTLNSLKPIKSIYLSNTMGPGISIDPKKI; this is encoded by the coding sequence GTGAAAAAGATATCTAAAAAGCAAAAGGAAATCCGTAAAAAGATAGATTTTTATAAGCAATATAATCTTGAAGAAGCATCTAAATTAGTTAAAAAAACGTCTTTTGTGAGATTTAATGCTTCAGTCGATCTATCCGTTCGTTTAGTTTTTGATACAAAAAAAACTAATCATATGATTAGTGGAGTTGTTTTTTTACCCAATGGCAAAGGAAAGAGAATAGTTATATTAGCCTTGGTTCCTCCAGAAAAAAACAAGGAAGCTAAAGAATCTGGAGCTGATTATGTAGGTTTAGAAGAATACCTCTCTAAAATTAGAGAAGGATGGGTAGATTTCGATATAATTGTCACAGTTCCATCCCTTATGCCCAAGTTAGGAATATTGGGGCGAATTCTTGGACCTAGGGGGTTAATGCCAAATACTAAGTCAGGAACTGTGACACTTTATCCTGGAAAGGCTATTAGAGAAATAAAATCTGGAAAAATAGATTTCCTATCAGATAGATATGGAATAGTTAATGCAAGCATTGGAAAAGTTTCTTTTTCTCCTAAAGAAATTCAAGAGAATGCGCAAGCATTAATTCACACTTTAAATAGTTTGAAACCCATAAAGAGTATTTATTTATCAAATACGATGGGGCCAGGAATATCGATAGATCCAAAAAAGATATAA